The Suricata suricatta isolate VVHF042 chromosome 3, meerkat_22Aug2017_6uvM2_HiC, whole genome shotgun sequence genome contains the following window.
tcaGTTAACATCCTCTCACATTATCACTTAATAcgttcatggaaaaaaaaaaactagcaacTAGAGGACAAAAGTATATGGATTATTTATTCACACATGTTTATACTGCTGACCAAATGAATCTGACagctaattatataaaattataatgtcaAAATGACTATCTGATACTTCCTTTCCAGGACTGTTGAAAGCAAAAGTGGatttaaaattctgtaactttacaaaactttttttcccccaagatgcTACCATTCAGTCTCCATCCTTTAAGAGACCcagaattttataaaaagcatAGTTAACTTGGTCACCAGTCATACTAAAATTATGTCAATGCGTATGCACATTTTAAGCTGGAAGACATTCAGTTAAGGTGTAAGAAAACATATggctttttaaatcttcattaagAAAGACCTGGGCATGTTTGCAAGGAAAGGGGCTGCCTTACTGACGACAGCTTATACAGGGATCTTAAGTGCCAAGGCCGTGATGACCACGTTGTAGTTTCAGCAGGGAGGCCACTCAGAAGCAGGCTGCGGTGCCCACCATGGTCAGTACCCCCTACACCGCACACCTGCGCTCAACGCCTCACCAGCTTAGCAGTGCCAAAGCCTGCAGCTGATGCCCTCCAGGAAGGCAAGCTCAGGGTTCCTGAACAGTTAAACAAACTGGGAgattacctgatttttttttaactttgtaaacaGTTGGCATTATATATGGAACAATTTAgtttaacatttcattaaaaatacgtGTCTCTTCCAGAAAGTCTAGATTTAAAAGGAAGATGCCAATTTAGGCCCTCTCGGTCATCCCTAATGAAAAaaagtgcagagagaaaaaaagtacagTGTTttgttaagaactttttttttccacagaagatAATAAAgcatattgaagaaaaatatacactgtatatttaaaaaatacctcctGTAGCCTTATTTCTCTGTAGATTAATTTGCAGTCCACCTAAGCTGATGTAGTATAAAATTTTAGGAACTACAATTTTCTTCTTAGGCAAAGACCAGTGAGTTTCTGTTCTTAAATTATGTGTTGAAGGAATAAAGAAGCCCTTCTACAAATATGGCACAAAATCCAAACTTCTTCTTCTAGCTCACCTTCCAAACCAACAGccacaaagaaaaaattcaaagtataatTTGTAGCCTTCAGGTAAGTATACATTAGCTTCATCTAGGCTTTCATTATTTGGCTTCTTATATAATCTATCTTGTAAATACATTCTTCTGGGTTTACAATGTTAAAAATTAAGGCTAAAAGGTATTTACATCAATTCTTCATAAACCAGTGTTTTAGGATACTATACAAATATCCGTTAAGTGGTAGCTTTTCTAAAAGCAATACTGTTCCAATACAAAAACATTTCTTGTATGGCTTTGAATTATGCATTAAGGTAAAACCACATAGAAAGGGAACAGACCTATAACAAGGGACAAGCATGGCAAAGCCCAAAAAGCATTAAATTCAAAGTAGTCCAGTTCATTTCTTCCAGGTCAAAAACATTCACAGTATTTCTTCAGCTTTCAAATTCTAGACACTCAAATTGCCATCGTACCCTGCAAAAACTAACACATAAGCAAAATCATCAGCGGgtaacaaaaaaaaaggttttttttttttgattaattATACTCCATAAAAACATCTTCATAAGAAgggacatttttaaagtttccaaggCTTGTAATTTAAGCAAGTACATACTAGTAGGGAAATGTTGCCACTACAACTTCCTcataacaagaacaaaacaaaaaccctgaaaCACTGAAATACATGTGAAATAAAATTGTTCctataatttcaatttaaaaaaacaacaccctGGAATCAGATTAATTGCAacaatttgaaaagagaaatgaacagcTTCATAATCTATTGAGGATGAaaacttcctctctctcttcaagaTTACCAAAACGAAACTACTGTTTATAAAAATGGTAGTTTGGCCATTAAAAATGACTGGAAAAGTAGACTGCCAAAAACATGTCATAAAATTCAGAAGTACAATACAATGTCAAATTGGTatctatacaaatatttaatcttttatttgcatttaactgataaatctagaaaaagaatatggtctctaaaatattttattcccagTATTGGTACCAGGGATCACTTAACATTTCTGACAACTATGAACACATCTAGGGGGCAGTGTAAATACCAGAATACTTACATCATCATACACAAAATTCACAAGCCCTTGCTGCAAGTGGTCTCTTCTCCTAAAGaaatctttaaacaaacaaaaaaattgtattacaattttaaatatttaattgcaAATACTTAGTGTCCCTAGGTACTAAAAAATGACTAATTTCAttctcaattaaaacaaaaaaagtttctgTAGGGGTGCCGAGGTGGCagagttggttaagcacctgactccagctcagatcaagatcttccagtttgtgagtttgagccccatgtcaggctccgttcTAACAGTTCGGAGATTGGGAttaactctccctctctctatcactctgtccctcccctgcttttgtgtgctctctttctctctctctctcaaaataaatagtaaaagtaaaaaaaattttaatgtttttgagagtatttaaattccatttggttaacacagtggaatattaattTCGGGTGCACAATATTATAATTCAACACTTCCCTACATTaccaggtgctcatcacaaccgcactccttaatccccatcacctattgaGCCCATCCTCCCAACCACCTACCCTAGGTtgaccttcagtttgttttctctataGCTAACACTTAGTTTCttggtttccctcttttttccatttgcacatttgtttcttaaattccatatataagtgaatcatatggtatagctctttctctgatggacttatttcacttagcttgaaactctctggctccatccatgttgttgcaagtggcaagatttcattccttttgatagctgagtaatgttccactgtgtatacataccacatcatctttatccattcattgatagatagatacttgggctgtttccataatttggctactataGATAATGCTGTTACAAATATCTGGGCTTATGTATCCCATTGAATTAggatttttgtgtcctttgagtaaatacctaatcATGCAATTACAggattgtatggtagttctatctttaacttttgaagaaacttcctactgttttccagagtggctgcaccagtttgcattcccatcagcagtgcaagagggttcccctttctccacagcctcaacacctgttgttttttgtgttgttgattttagccactgtTCTTTTTTGTGTTGTGATCTATAGTTCGCTGGTGaacagtgatgttgagcatattttcttggccatctggatgtcttctttgcaaaaaggtctattcatgtcttctgcccatttttaattggattacttgttttttggtagttaagttttatatgttctttatatattttggatacgaAACCTTTATCACTCatgccatttgaaaatatcttctccaattccataGGCTGTGttctagttttgttgtttcctttgttgtgcaaaaagtgttttattttttaaggttatttatttattttgagagagacatagagaatatgagtgagggaagggcagagagagagggagaatcccaatcaggctccatgacaccattatgttttcattttaatttgtttccatgtatttttaaaaattttctacctgacctattcattgtttagtaaaCTGTTGTTTAATGTCTATGTATTTATGATCTCTCCAAGTTTTTATCTTGTAGTTGACGTCTAGTTTTacagcattgtggtcagaaaagatgcatggtatgatttcactCCTTTTGTATTTACTGAGGCCTGATATGtgacctaacatgtgatctattctggagaatgtatcatatgcacttgaaaagaatgggtatcaTACTgatttaggatggaatgtttcaaatatatttaactcATCTGATCTGGTGTGTCATTCAAaaacattgtttccttgtttagtTTCTGTTTAGATTagctgtccattgatgtaagtgggatgttaaagtcccctactattattgtattattaaccATCCATTCCttcatgtttgttattgttttagatatttaggtgctctcatgttgggtgcataaatattagCAAGTTGGCAGATCTCCTTGTTGAACTGTCCCCTTCATTATGATATAGTGCTCTTCTATagctcttgttacagtctttgttttaaattctagtttgtttgatataatTATTGCAactgtggctttcttttgacatccatttgcttGATAAAgttttctccatcccctcactttcaatctgcaggtgtccttaggtctaaaatgagtctcctgtagacagtgTATAGCTGAGTCTTGTGTTTTAATCCATTTGGAcaacctatgtcttttgattgtgGACTGTTCAGTCTGCTTACATTCAAAATAGTTCTTGATAACTACGTTATTTAGtgctattttattacttgttttgtcgtttctggagattttctctcatcctttcttgtctttgtcacttttgttctcttgttgcagtctcttttaatatttttgcagaGCTGATTTAATGGTCACTAACTCCTTTCACTTTTGCTTGCCTAGAAaactctcctattctgaatgatagccttgctggataaaatattcttagctgcagatttttcccattcagcactttgactaCAGcatgccaagtttctgttgagaaatctccaacTAGCCTTATGGGTTGTCCCTTATAAGCTAAGGACCTATTTTgccttgctgcttttaagatttttttatcactgtattttgaaaatttaattatagTAGGTCTTGGTGTTGGCTTGCTTCGGTTGATTTTGATAGgcgttctctgtgcctcctggatctgagtgtctgttcccttccccagattagggaagttttcagctttttttttttttttttccaaataaaatttctgccctcttttctctatcttcttctTCTCGGAGTCTTATAAATGTTATTATGGCTGATGAAGTCACTGTGTTCTGTAAGTCTATGCTCATGTTCCatattcttctttgtctcttttgttcatcttcattattttccattattttgttttcaacatagctaattcattcctctgcttcttccagcctgctgttcacTGTATCAAGCCTATTTCCAatcttatttattacatttttcatcTCTAATTCTTCAACTCTTTTATCTCAATGGTAAGGGTCActctgatgtcttctattcttttataACCCCAGTGAGTAACCTTATGAttcttgctttaaattctccaccaggctggggcgcttgggtggctcagtcacttaagcatccaactttagctcaggtcatgatctcacggttcgtgggttctagccccgcaccaggctctgtgctgacagctagctcagagcctggagcctgcttcagattctgtgtctcctctccctgaccttcccctgctcacactctctctcaaaaataaaaaataaataaataaataatttaagaaattaattctCCACCAGGCATGCTAGTTACATTCGTTTTGGTTAAATCTCTGGCTGtggccttttcttgtttttttcatttgggataaatccctccatcttggcattttgtctaagtctctgccttcttctctttgTTACAAAGGCCAGTTAGGTCTCCTGCTCGTGAGAGTAATAGCTTTGTAAAGAAGAGGTCAGTCGTGTCGAGGGCCTGGTacttcagggagtgtctctggTGTTTGCTATGTGTgttctgcttttatattttggcTGCTCTGTCCTCGCAGCCCATCATCTGTAGAGGCTCTACTTACCTGCTGTGGGCAGTGCTTGGTCGTTGGCCAGAAtgtggcaagttttaactagatgtgctgtggtctgcttgttaaatgagACCTGACACCACCTGCACCGGAACTGACGCTGTACAGAACTCTTTAGTCAGGAAATGTGGTGGAGGCAGGTACTTGTGCTGTTCTTCTGGGGGAGGAGCCTGCCATTCTAAGACTGAAGTACACTTGACTGAGAAGTCAGTCCTGCTTGTGCACAGGGCTGTGAAGTTTGGTATAAGCAAATCAGGCAGCCCATGTATGTACTACGCCACTTCCCATATGTGGCTATGTGTTTATGCTAAAGGGTGGGGCAGGGAAATGATACCAGCTGGCTCCTTTGTGCTGGAGAGGTGTCCCTATGAATTCTGCCTCTCAGGGAAGTAGAAGAAGAGTGAATATTCTCCCCAATGTGTGCACCAAGCATTCTTCAAATCACTATTTCCATGTTGTCTGCCCTCAGGTTCTTTGCCTGCCTTTTCTCCAGGACCAATGCAGTACCCTCTGGACTCTATCCTAGCCTTGCCTACTAACCTTTAAAAGTCCAAACTTCAAGCCCTGCTAGTTGCAAGAACTCACGAAATTCAGCCTCTCATTTTCCAAGCCAGTGCTCTGAGGAAATGTCCTCCCTGGGTGTTCCCATTTGTTCCTCGCTCTCTCGCCCTTCTCCGTGACTACAGCTTCCTCCTCCCTGCAGCACCCAGGATCCACTTCTCCCCTAAATCATGTCTCCACTCATCCTACCTTCTTctatgtggcctcttctctccctttagttgtagAGTGTGTTCTGTCAGTCTTCGGGTTGATTTCTGGGATCTTTATGATGATCTGACGGCTATCTTGATATGTTTATGGGACAAGatgagcctagggtcctcctatTCCACAGCcatcttccctttttctcttcataCTGAATTAAATCAAGGGATTTGATATCCCAAGCAACTGAGACATGAAAACTTTCCAAAACTGAGCTACAAAAATTTTTCAGTATTCATACTgctaaagtttttaattttttgttcacaATATTGCTAAAGTTTTAAAGGCTTAAAACTAATTAGATTTAACAgtgaacaaagatgaaaaatacatattataaacttgttgaagaaaacaagagatatttttcagagaaatagatacaggggcacctgggtggctcagtcagttaagcgtctgatttttggtttctgctcaggtcatgatctcatggtttcatgaattcaagccccacattggtttccgtgctgacagtatggagccagcttgggattctctgctcctcccctactcatgccgtctctgtcactctcaaaataaataaacttaaaaaaaaatcagtaacttgaaaaaagaaaaaaaaacaagaaaaatagctACATAACATTATAccagtttttaaatgattaatacCTGTCAGTGCTCGAAGCTTCACACAGCAAGCCACATAATCATCAAAGAAGATTCTGCCATTCTTGCTGTACCGTTTAACAATAGCAGTTAATGTCTGAGGGCTCAACCTATAAcctagaaaaacattaaaacttctaaaaccaaacaaaagaacaccacagcattgcattttctttaaaaacaataaaaaataatatcccaAAATTCAttccataaaaatatatactaaaaacacATTCATATTGAAATTTATCAAAGGCTTTATCACTAACAGttaagtggtatatatacatataccacttttttatatttatataaatataaattctagTTCTGTAAAGAAGTCATAACTAAGAAAAACGTAactattgttttctaattttagaatatagttttatttttaaataatgtctagaattattttgtaaattttaatgttCCAATATTTCAATTCTGTAATTTCATACTTATTTAAAGAATATCAAGCAAAGATTATTAGTGATTTTTGCTATCATTCAAattctttacttcctttttctttcttctttttcattgaggtataattggcatatataattatgttagtttcagatgtacaatataatgattccatagttgtatatattgcaaaatgatcactatagtaagtctagttaacatccgtCACCCTATATAAACAATTTTCTTgttatgagaacttttaagatctattcttagcaactttccaatatgtgcatattttattGTGAAGGATGCTGACCTAGAATTATTGTCACTATATATTACTAGATTAGTAGATTTGGACAGAAGACACTAATCtattcaaagaggaaaacaattataaacatggAGAGAATTTTATGTGTAGCTACAGTAAAATGTAATCCAGGGAacttgctaaaaataaataaagatataaattaatataagtaaaatatgcaAGCTAATGTAATTATATGCACATTTATCTTAAGCTTCTTAGTAGAGAATCATGATCTGAATGTAGGAATGATACAATTCTTATGATTTCCCATAGCATTCTCAGCAAaataatctgaattttttaacatgtatatgAAGATCTTAAATTTGAATACTCCATAATACTTCTTTGTGGCACTCAAATGCCTCTGTGAACTCtttagcagttttctttttttgcataaGGTTATAGTAACTTTTCAACATTATGTTAAATTAAGGATCAAGCTTAACCCATTAGGTTATTAACGCTTTCACTGAACTATTCATGATGTGTTCAGGACTGTCCCTAAAATGaccatctattaaaaataaaatgtctacttacaaaacaaaacaaagcaaatcacTAGCTTTAGTTTCTTTAAATTGGAATTTGAGATTCAGATATTAAAATCTAAAAGGTTAATTTTCttacaaatgtattttgtttagaaataagtgtaaaaaattcACAAGGGTAAACACAGATAGGAAAACTACTTAAAACAGCATGAACTGTAAAAACAGGTTAAACATCATTTTATACTGCCACTTCTGAAAGAAGGTTTCAGAAGACTGAAAACCTCAGCTTATCAAAGATAGGATAAAAACAAagttacattcttttaaaatactctaaaatgCAGActtcacattctgaggtatttttGTGTATACTGTGTATactaacaacataaaaaaatgaaggaaaatttagaaaacatggtTTTTACTGCTGAAAAGCTAGAGTATGGTATGGAAACCAGTAATATATAGAGATAAGCCTTTGTTATCAAATTAGAAATCTTACTACAAATGAAAGCTATTCCATGCTCAGGGCTTGGAAAAAccaatattgttgaaatgtccctattactcaaagcaatctacagattcaatgcaacctCTATAAAATATAGATGGCATTTtatcacagaactagaacaaaattATACTAAAATCTGTATGGCACTTACAAAGACCTGAAACAGTCAAAGTAATCCtttgaaagaagaacaaagtgggaggtatcacaatttcagatttcaagatatactatagCACTGCAGCAATCAAAACtctgtggtactggcacaaaaatagacaaacagatgAAAAGAACAGATAAGCCCATGATTAtaaggtcaattaatctatgacaaaggaggcaagaatatacaatagggaaaagagtctcttcaacataTGGTGCAGAGAAAACGgtacaactacatgcaaaagaatgacaccggaccattttcttacaccataaacaaactcaaatggaataaagaactaaatgtgagatctgaaaacaTAAATCTCCTTgaggaaaacataggcagtaatttaaCACTGGCtgaagcaatatttttctagctaggtctcctgaggcaggggaaacaaaagcaaaaataaactactgggattaTACCGAAATAAAAAGCTTTCATACAGTGAAGGAatgcattaacaaaatgaaaagggcaacctactaaatgagacaaaatatttgcaaatgacatcctAAGTggttaatatacaaatataaataacttatacaactcaacactaataaaaccccaaataaatCTAGTTAATATATGCAGAAGAtccaaagagacatttttccaaagaagtaaATGGagggccaacaggcacatgaaaaaatgcccaacagTCTGAATCAGCACgtaaatgcaaaccaaaaccacaatgaaagatCACgatacatctgtcagaatggctagaatcaaaaagacaaagaataacaagtattggtgaaacTGTAGAGAAGGAGCCTTTCTGTTAATGGTGCAGGCATTGCAGAAAACACTATGGCGGGTCCTTAAAAAATCAGACATAGaagggagcacctgagtggctaggatggttaagcttcagactcttaatttcggctcaggtcattacctcatggTTCCTagtttccagccctgcatcgggcttacCCTGACAGGGGcaagcttgcttggaattctctttctctccctccctctctgcccctccccttctctttctctttcttgcaaaataaataaataaaataaagtaaaaattaaaaacagaaataccatataattcagtAATTTCATTACTGGATATTTCCAAAGTAAAGgaagacactaattcaaaaagataaatggagCCCAGTATTTaccgcagcattatttacaacagccaaattatggaagcaaccagAGTGTCCATCAaccaataaatggataaaaaagatgtggtgcatgaatacaatgaaatattagtcagccataaaagagaatgagatcttgccatttgcaacaacatggatggccctagaggatattatgttaagtgaaataagtcagagaaagacaaatacatttgatttcacaaatatatgcaattcaaaaacaaaacaaagaaaaaagggacaaacaaaaaagaccctcaaatacagagaacaaactggtggttcccAGAGGAAAGCATAAGAGGTACAAACGTCCAGCTGCAAAATAACTAGGTCACCCcatgggcgtctgggtggctccaacttcagctcaggtaaggATCTCACCATTCACAAGtatgagctctgtgtcaggctctgtgctgacagctcacaacctggagcctgctttggattcggtgtctcctcctctctcttcccctgccctgcttgctcttgctctctctcgttctctctctcaaaaataaataagcattaaaaaaaattaaaacaaaataattgagtcaccctgaaaaatacagcatagggaatatagtcaatatgATCATAATATCCAATGTATGGTAACAGATGATGAATATACTTGTggtaagcactgagtaatgaatAAAATTGTTGAACACCTGGTATGCAAAGAATAGAAATGTTgtgtgcctgaaactaatataccactGCATATTAACTATACTTCAAAAGAACtggcaatataaataaatgttagagatctcaacaaatttttataaaagaatacaaTATAAATGATGGTTACCAACAATTagaggaatatattttaatacactcgacagagaaaattcagaaattatcTTGTCAACCAGAATGATCAAAGATCatcttctgaaaaaaatcacagataaaATGGTTTTGTTAAGTCTTCAGTCAGAATTCATCTACAATCTTCAAATCAAACTGGGAAACAGTTGGTGAAATAATATATTCCTTTATTACTTAACATATCGAAACAGTTAAGATTCATTTCATCAAAGAACAATTGATCTGGATAGATTCTAAAGAATGTTAATATTCTTACCCATAGCAGCAATGGCTTGATTCAATTCATGATGTTCCACTGTGCCGCTTTGGTCCTGATCAACAGTCATGAAGTTTTGCTTCCAGGCATTAAGAGCTGCCCAAAGTTCTTTGAATTCATTAAATCCCATTTTTCCTGTGTAATCTCTCTGatagttttattaataaaaataaattttgataacAAAGAGAATTTACTTGACCCAAAGCTGTAAATCACTAACTAAAATATTGTTAGTATGCTTCTGCAAGTTAGCCAAGTTTAGCATATGAATAGATTTCtgcataaaaatggaaacatggaaTTCAAACAGAAccttagaaagtatttttaaagtttctaatttACTGTGGTCATCTATAGCCAAAAGTTGCTTAGTTATATTCAGAAAGCAATTATTCCATATtctagtattttctatttttatacaaGGATACATCCAACATGGCGATCATAATTCTGCAGGTTTCCAAACTGAAGGCTGTAAAACATATTTGTTATTTGAACTAGAGTCTGCCCAATTTTATCTATGTAAAATTATGACAATtactattataaaacaaaatgtttaaaaattgccAAAAATATACAGTCACcctatctataaaaaaaaaagactaaaataaaatttgctacTACTTCAAACTACTCACATCTAGTAAGGAGATTTGGGTAGTTAGATAAGCAATtataaaacaactgaaaattgCTCTCACAGGGGAAAGGAGGGCTTCAATCTTTCTAACATAAAGGACAAGCAGGTTTTTAAGTAGAAGTTTGACATATACTGAGAACACAAAACTTGAAAGATTTAGAAATTTGATTAAAGTATGGGGTGAAGGACTGGCCTGTGATGACATCTCAAAGGGAGATGAAGGTCAGAACATGAAAGTCTTGAATGCCACCCTGAAGATTTAGACCAATGGAAGTCACTGAAGAATTTTATAGAGCAAAGTAAGACGAACCCGGATGTAGGTAAATCATTTGCTAGCTTACTGCAATCAATCAAGTAAAAATATGAGCTTCCGATTTGAAGCAGCTGTTTTCCCTTGGGCAAgggaaaaggcaggaagaaaaaataaactatcttaaTATCATAGGTTAATAGAGATATTaacacttttatatatttatagaactATAAATGAAGACTCACCAGTTAGAATTTTTCTAATCCTTATCACAATTATATTGACTTAGTATGCTGATTTACCTCAACACTCATTGTATCAGTCTTGATAAGAGAAATATTATGTCAGTGCAGTTTAGGTAAGCTTACCAAGTTCTTACTAATAGCtccttaaaatgaatgaataaataaaaatgcttaaaattaagttatctttttttatttgatagtacattttgaaattttataataaaaaatatttcatctaaattttagGCCTATTAAGAAAAacactctgcttcagattctgtgtctcgctctgtctctctgcccctccctcctcacactctgtctctgtctcttaaaaataaataaacatttaaaaaaacttttttaaatcataaaacattCTATAAGTTAAAATAGCagatcttctttaaatgtttaatatggCATCAATGTTAGAATAGGTGGTCATAATATTTTCAGACAGACATTTCGACAGACACTCAATGAGTATTCACTATGAGCCAGGTAGTATGATTCTGTGATTtcacataaacatataaaagtatTATAGTcccaatttacaaatgaagaaatggaggcctAGCATAATAAAGTTTTCCAAGTTCACAGAGCCAGTAAATGGAAGAGTCAAGACTGGAGCCCAGTGCTCCTTCAAATCCTGTTCAAGTAGGAAGAAGGCGGGTG
Protein-coding sequences here:
- the GCA gene encoding grancalcin: MAYPGYGGAFGNFSGQMPGMQMQTGQPVPGTGPDLYPGGHPAYSDSYSSAGDPMWTYFTAVAGQDGEVDAEELQKCLTQSGISGTYSPFSLETCRIMIAMLDRDYTGKMGFNEFKELWAALNAWKQNFMTVDQDQSGTVEHHELNQAIAAMGYRLSPQTLTAIVKRYSKNGRIFFDDYVACCVKLRALTDFFRRRDHLQQGLVNFVYDDFLQGTMAI